The following are encoded in a window of Fulvia fulva chromosome 7, complete sequence genomic DNA:
- a CDS encoding ADIPOR-like receptor: MDNKISISKETNTIITKTEQKLDQALTILWTDLPAWMRDNHYIHSGYRPASNSYQKSAASIGHLHNESVNIWSHLLGALAAAITGGYFYTIIKPRFGLATNEDVMVFSCFFLGAVVCLGMSATYHTISNHSEVVARFGNRLDYIGIVVLIWGSFISSIYYGFSQEPRLVRVYWSMITTIGAGTLIVIMHPKFRSPEWRPFRASMFVLMGLSAVFPVLHGLQMYGLEQMEQQIGLSWLVSQGALYIAGAMIYAARVPERWRPGSFDIWGSSHQIFHVLVVLAATAHLMGLMKAFDYEHSLRSSGMAGSSKSDMYFGQR; the protein is encoded by the exons ATGGACAACAAAATCTCCATCTCGAAAGAGACCAACACCATAATCACCAAAACCGAACAAAAACTAGACCAAGCCCTCACAATCCTCTGGACCGACCTCCCAGCATGGATGCGCGACAACCACTACATCCACAGCGGCTACAGACCCGCCTCCAACTCCTACCAAAAATCCGCCGCCAGCATCGGCCATCTCCACAACGAAAGTGTCAACATCTGGTCTCACCTCCTCGGAGCCCTGGCGGCAGCTATCACCGGCGGGTACTTCTACACAATCATCAAGCCACGGTTCGGTCTGGCGACGAATGAAGATGTGATGGTCTTTTCTTGTTTCTTCCTTGGCGCGGTGGTTTGCCTGGGGATGTCGGCGACGTATCATACGATTTCGAATCATTCAGAGGTTGTTGCTAGGTTTGGCAATCGATTGGATTATATTGGGATTGTGGTGTTGATTTGGGGGAGTTTTATTTCTTCTATATACTATGGATTCAGTCAGGAGCCGAGGTTGGTTAGGGTGTATTGGTCTATG ATTACCACCATCGGTGCAGGAACCCTCATCGTGATTATGCATCCGAAGTTTAGATCACCCGAATGGCGACCCTTCAGAGCGTCTATGTTTGTCCTGATGGGCTTGAGTGCTGTATTTCCTGTTCTCCATGGTCTGCAGATGTATGGGCTCGAGCAGATGGAGCAGCAGATTGGTCTTTCATGGCTCGTCAGTCAAGGTGCGCTGTACATAGCAGGTGCAATGATCTATGCTGCACGGGTCCCGGAGAGGTGGAGGCCAGGGTCATTCGATATCTGGGGCAGCTCGCATCAGATCTTTCATGTGCTGGTGGTGTTGGCTGCGACAGCACATCTGATGGGGCTGATGAAGGCGTTTGACTACGAACACAGTCTTCGGAGCAGTGGCATGGCAGGGTCGAGCAAGTCTGACATGTATTTCGGTCAACGATGA
- a CDS encoding SWI/SNF and RSC complexes subunit arp9, protein MPPFRDDQILIIAPGSQTTLAQLGLPESFTPARYRLPSRMFPAEEAGHYEPVKVRRKEKPVKSTEDGAATNGDASHDEAEWEEDRVSEEGAIWPIQRGSIVDWRCFYALMEHVYNTINPPFHTPILILSEPVWTHKEYEKVAQFFFEKFKTPALAMMDSALAATYAYGIPTATVVDVGRDKADISCVADFTLHDIGRSLAVPDCGGEAMTARLVELLKGRGFSREMCEQLKKSTICEILPPDADLPGSDGAEGGNPAAAASTGADGAAPGQRKSSAAGELPRGPGPGTEVGDEKKLEDEDGVLDIASIVTGGNMQDYLAKKEQEKQERAAAKNAKKGSDAQQAQAKQPARVPNAKRNRNTFVYEDFALHDAMKKAGTSAQGMADMQSSLDDGPNKRQKTPEPQSAVSDKPVDGDLDGLTDTSRTGGLRREIEVGPERFQAASGGVLDRLSDAIHWTIQSCPEIGKRSDLWDNMIILGNGSKVRGFKEALLATLQAKYIISPSSATIFTSELPSNMSTPLGTGANTPQSHMPGQSHPSSSVNPLLHAALTQQQSQLQPSPSLGQSQHHPSVHSGHGQTPTSIKTPKIPEYFPEWKEVGYDEASFLGAQVAGKVLFIADGGATKGYMTRTDYNDQGPSGIHEVRM, encoded by the exons ATGCCGCCCTTTCGCGATGACCAGATTCTT ATCATCGCGCCTGGGTCGCAGACAACCCTTGCGCAACTAGGACTACCCGAATCATTCACACCCGCACGATATCGACTGCCCTCGCGCATGTTCCCGGCCGAAGAAGCAGGTCACTACGAGCCGGTGAAGGTCCGGCGGAAGGAGAAGCCTGTCAAGTCAACAGAAGACGGCGCAGCGACCAATGGCGATGCATCACACGATGAGGCAGAATGGGAAGAAGATCGTGTGTCAGAGGAGGGCGCCATATGGCCGATACAGCGCGGCAGCATCGTGGACTGGCGATGCTTCTATGCCTTGATGGAGCACGTCTACAACACCATCAATCCGCCCTTCCACACACCAATCCTCATTCTGTCAGAACCTGTCTGGACACACAAGGAGTATGAAAAGGTCGCGCAATTCTTCTTTGAGAAGTTCAAGACGCCTGCACTCGCCATGATGGACTCCGCGCTGGCAGCAACTTACGCGTACGGTATTCCAACCGCAACAGTGGTCGATGTGGGGCGGGACAAGGCAGATATCTCGTGCGTGGCAGATTTCACATTACACGACATTGGGAGATCGCTTGCGGTGCCGGATTGTGGTGGCGAAGCTATGACAGCGAGATTGGTAGAGCTGCTGAAAGGGCGAGGCTTCTCCCGTGAGATGTGCGAGCAGCTGAAGAAGAGCACTATTTGTGAGATCCTGCCGCCTGACGCCGATCTTCCAGGCTCGGATGGCGCTGAAGGAGGCAACCCAGCTGCAGCAGCATCCACAGGCGCGGACGGTGCGGCGCCTGGCCAGAGAAAGTCATCAGCGGCGGGTGAGCTACCAAGAGGACCTGGACCTGGAACAGAGGTTGGAGACGAGAAAAAGCTGGAGGACGAAGACGGAGTTTTGGACATTGCCAGCATCGTGACTGGCGGGAACATGCAAGACTATCTCGCAAAGAAGGAACAGGAGAAGCAGGAAAGAGCGGCTGCCAAGAACGCAAAGAAAGGAAGCGACGCCCAACAAGCACAAGCAAAACAACCAGCAAGAGTGCCAAACGCCAAGCGAAATCGAAACACCTTTGTCTACGAAGACTTTGCGTTGCACGATGCGATGAAGAAAGCGGGCACTTCAGCACAGGGCATGGCAGACATGCAGTCGTCGCTCGACGACGGGCCAAACAAGCGACAGAAGACACCCGAGCCACAGTCAGCTGTATCAGATAAGCCTGTGGACGGTGATCTCGACGGCCTCACCGATACCTCCCGTACTGGTGGGCTGAGAAGAGAAATCGAAGTTGGACCAGAACGATTCCAGGCGGCATCCGGGGGTGTCCTCGATCGGCTCAGCGACGCGATACATTGGACCATACAATCGTGTCCCGAGATTGGCAAACGCAGCGACTTGTGGGACAACATGATCATTCTTGGGAACGGCTCAAAGGTGCGAGGCTTCAAGGAGGCACTGCTGGCAACTCTGCAGGCAAAATACATCATCTCGCCATCCTCCGCTACCATTTTCACATCGGAGCTGCCTTCGAACATGTCCACGCCGCTGGGTACGGGAGCTAATACGCCCCAGTCGCATATGCCTGGCCAATCGCATCCCAGCTCAAGTGTCAATCCGCTCCTGCACGCCGCTCTTACCCAACAGCAGTCGCAGCTTCAACCATCTCCATCATTGGGTCAGTCACAGCATCATCCAAGTGTGCACTCTGGCCACGGACAAACCCCGACCAGTATCAAGACGCCAAAGATACCCGAGTACTTTCCCGAGTGGAAAGAGGTCGGTTACGACGAGGCGAGCTTCCTTGGAGCTCAAGTCGCAGGCAAAGTTTTGTTTATCGCGGATGGTGGTGCCACCAAAGGATACATGACACGGACGGACTACAATGACCAGGGTCCATCCGGAATTCACGAAGTGCGCATGTAA